Part of the Sporomusa termitida genome, CGCTGCCAAAATGATTTTGGCTTATTACTTTCTTTTTCCTCTGTAATTTGGCGTAAACGAATATCTATTAACTGGAAATGATCAGTCAGTTCTGTTTCCAGGCGTTCTTCCAGCTTAGTTACTTCCTGCTTTAAATGCTGCAACTCCTCTTGCTGCCCGTTAACCATGCTGATGGTAGCCGCAATTTGTTGCAAAGCCTGGTTTTGCGAGGCGATAACAGCCATAATCGCAGAACCGTCAAATTGATCTATTGTCGATAAGGCCTGAGATTGAACAGTTTCGTCATTATGCGAATATGTTGCGCTGTTTTCCTGCGGTTCGGGATCAATCTCAATAAATCTGGTAAAACGGCTGTCCAGCTCATTCGCAATATCATCAGCGTTTTTATTTTGATGCATGCATTTGGCAATAGTCTGAAATACCTCAACCGCTTCCGGATAAAAACGTTTCTTCTTCCCCTCCCCCATAGCCGGCAGATAGTCCAGAAACAAGTCCCGATAATATCGCAGCGTGCTCTGCGGAATCCCCAGCTCTTGCGATATATCTTTGATACTAAGCAATTCTGTCATAAAAAATCACCCCTTGCGTTTTTGTTGTTGCGATTATATTCGCGCCTAAGGAGTAATTTTCCTTCTAATTTTATGAAAAAATGTAAATAAATTACATTTTTTTTTTTACTGCCTCCGCCTTTCAGTAAATTAAGCTGCGGTGTTTAAATAATAAATAGGTCTAGCTGATATAAAATCACATAGACCTATCGGTTGCCAATCGCAGCATTTTTAACTGTTGTTAAGAATTAGTGGTGCCCGGGAAGGGACTTGAACCCCCACGTTGTTACCAACAAAAGATTTTGAGTCTTCCGCGTCTGCCATTCCGCCACCCGGGCATAAATTAACTTGTCTGTTATCGGACATTTGTTATAATACCATTTACCGTTTTTATTGTCAAGCAACTTTTTTTGCCGAGAATTCAAGTATGCTACAGGGATAATATGAGTCGGTGGCCAATAAATATATCATCATCAAAGGATTGACACTTAAAATAATTTGCAAAGGAATCTGCTATGCCAACAATTAAATTCAATGGGCGGAATCTTCACTATAGCCAGCGGCTGGATAAACGCCGGAAAAATATTCAGATACGGGTACTGCCAACGGCCATGGTGGAGATCATTACCCCGGGAAAACTAACCACTGCTGAGATTGAGCATATCATCATGGTGAAAAGAAGATGGCTCACCAGCCGTCTGCATAAACTGTCCGCCCTTGCGGCCAACCCTGTAAATCTACGCCTGACAACAGGCTCCCAGTTACTCTATCGGGGTGAGCCGCGCACACTTACAGTCCTGGCCGGCAGCAGCAAGCCAGAAATCTCACTAACACCGGCAGAGGTGCTTGTAAAACTGCCTGCCGATCCTAAGACTAACCCGGAAGCCATGACTGAACAGCTAATAAAAGCCTGGCTTGTTAAGCAGGCCGGTGAATTATTTCTCAATAAAACCAAGCAATGGGCAGCAGTAATCGGCGTGTGCCCGGCCCGAATTACCATCAAAGACCAAAAAACACGCTGGGGCAGTTGTTCCAGTCTTGGCAATATTAACTATAACTGGCGAATTATCATGGCTCCGCCCCAGGTGGCCGATTACCTGATCATTCACGAGCTGTGTCATCTGCTAGTCCCTAATCATTCGGTCAGATTTTGGGAACAGGTTGGCCGGTTTTCGCCTGAATACCGGGAATGCCGTCAATGGCTGGCCGATAATGGGAAACTATTGTCCCGGATTTTTTAAATTCCTTTGATTAATTGTT contains:
- a CDS encoding MerR family transcriptional regulator, which encodes MTELLSIKDISQELGIPQSTLRYYRDLFLDYLPAMGEGKKKRFYPEAVEVFQTIAKCMHQNKNADDIANELDSRFTRFIEIDPEPQENSATYSHNDETVQSQALSTIDQFDGSAIMAVIASQNQALQQIAATISMVNGQQEELQHLKQEVTKLEERLETELTDHFQLIDIRLRQITEEKESNKPKSFWQRLFN
- a CDS encoding M48 family metallopeptidase, whose translation is MPTIKFNGRNLHYSQRLDKRRKNIQIRVLPTAMVEIITPGKLTTAEIEHIIMVKRRWLTSRLHKLSALAANPVNLRLTTGSQLLYRGEPRTLTVLAGSSKPEISLTPAEVLVKLPADPKTNPEAMTEQLIKAWLVKQAGELFLNKTKQWAAVIGVCPARITIKDQKTRWGSCSSLGNINYNWRIIMAPPQVADYLIIHELCHLLVPNHSVRFWEQVGRFSPEYRECRQWLADNGKLLSRIF